A genomic segment from Sciurus carolinensis chromosome 1, mSciCar1.2, whole genome shotgun sequence encodes:
- the Extl2 gene encoding exostosin-like 2, whose amino-acid sequence MRCCPLCKLPGRVMGIRVLRFSLVIILVLLLVAGALTNLLPNVKEDKMLTLRREVKSQGKFTLDSFTLIMQTYNRTDLLLRLLNHYQAVPHLHKVIVVWNNVGEKGPDELWNSLGPHPVPVIFKLQTTNRMRNRLQAFPEVETNAVLMVDDDTLISAQDLVFAFSVWQQFPDQIVGFVPRKHVSTLSGIYSYGGFELQTPGFGNGDQYSMVLIGASFFNSKYLELFQRQPATVYALIDETQNCDDIAMNFIIAKHIGKTSGIFVKPVNMGNLEKETNGGYSGMWHRAEHFLQRSYCINKLVSIYDGMPLKYSNIMISQFGFPYANHKSKM is encoded by the exons GTGTTGCCCCCTCTGCAAACTTCCTGGGAGAGTAATGGGGATTCGAGTGCTTCGTTTTTCTTTGGTGATCATCCTTGTGCTACTACTGGTAGCTGGGGCTTTAACCAATTTACTTCCCAATGTCAAAGAAGACAAGATGCTCACTTTGCGCAGGGAGGTAAAATCCCAGGGCAAGTTCACTCTGGATTCTTTCACTCTCATCATGCAGACGTACAATAGAACAGATCTCTTGTTGAGACTTCTAAACCACTATCAGGCAGTACCACATCTGCACAAAGTAATTGTGGTATGGAACAATGTCGGGGAGAAGGGACCAGATGAGTTATGGAATTCTCTTGGACCTCATCCTGTTCCTGTGATCTTCAAACTACAAACCACAAACAGGATGAGAAATCGACTCCAAGCCTTTCCTGAGGTGGAAACCAATG cgGTATTAATGGTAGACGATGACACACTCATTAGTGCCCAGGACCttgtttttgctttctctgtttgGCAG cAATTCCCTGATCAAATTGTAGGATTCGTTCCTAGAAAGCATGTCTCTACTTTATCAGGTATCTATAGTTATGGAGGTTTTGAACTACAAACACCAGGGTTTGGAAATGGTGACCAGTACTCCATGGTGCTGATTGGAGCCTCGTTCTTCAATAGTAAATATCTTGAACTCTTTCAGAGACAACCTGCAACTGTCTATGCTTTGATAGATGAAACTCAAAACTGTGATGATATTGCCATGAATTTTATCATTGCCAAGCACATTGGGAAGACTTCAGGGATATTTGTGAAACCTGTAAACATGGgtaatttggaaaaagaaaccaaTGGTGGCTATTCTGGAATGTGGCATCGAGCTGAGCACTTTCTGCAGAGGTCTTATTGTATAAATAAGCTTGTTAGTATCTATGATGGCATGCCCTTAAAATACTCCAACATTATGATTTCCCAGTTTGGTTTCCCATATGCCAACCacaaaagtaaaatgtga